One genomic segment of Rivularia sp. PCC 7116 includes these proteins:
- a CDS encoding WD40 repeat-containing protein, producing the protein MIQDKWQILISQLEIVNKKNLPNTEQDILNFESQTGIILPIDYKVFCQLLGGGTFNGFIDIHSVITLRKLVEFEIKELEFASGPNNYDICWDLTTYSEQDKNYDIYIKTYDDFQWLKLGRDFFTFVIDYCLGMKSFDFLPERFQQKHSDFYNLFETVYYEDYAVKKQKLDARFATTLKLANKYEEKNQNIKALIIYLSQFQFIPKLPNWVTSEGGLKILLLKALRHLYKLLGEKQFRYICRAIPLLPLSYQQLLQEMYGYCSFVCNLWSDNTDAENENQILDNFSDESVVASDIKSFIEDFIDSTLKQLPLSADYKFSEFTSSEEAIWWTNIASGAAYKLAQQYANRGYPEEALIMFLKIAKVTGEIEIYFSDTPEYIGVRMASKLNMNKGNDANSKTSILQLEPIACLRDIIGDIKFKSIFKAVIGKTIDSIAKNTDDLYSEAHSDCTLSEDNTLSAKQRSDLFKYQGTWQVVDQDKNDFEDIIFSLPDPDDEFQECCLNLFQLVREQIAENSPIQTSFETQDKKQKDWYYFEYLEPLHLPPKKIDWYFEQRVISSEQEPAILRQREREWLQTSNPFYASFRYLKTLQGHSRSVYSIAFSPDGRILASGSADATVKLWNPLSFQEITTLRGHTSSIRTVAISSCNQILASGSTDATIKLWNLQSREEICTLQGHNRSVNTVAISPDGKILASGSDDCTVKLWDLHSHQEICTLQAHSDAVLAIDISPDGKILATGSADGTIKLWDLQNRQEIRCFGEDLGCVYALRFWQHHEILASTHGNRIILKHLKTNISVDIVPGYTSIAASPDGNILAAGGQMIRMWDLTKDKLIRIFELNEGQNSSPYHSDYIYSLVFSPNGQMIASASRDSTIKLWGIPPANFIRSTE; encoded by the coding sequence ATGATTCAGGACAAATGGCAAATACTAATCTCTCAATTAGAAATAGTTAATAAAAAGAATTTGCCGAATACCGAACAAGATATCCTAAATTTTGAATCTCAAACTGGAATTATCTTACCAATTGATTACAAAGTATTTTGTCAGCTTTTAGGTGGAGGTACATTTAATGGATTTATAGACATACATTCTGTAATTACTCTCAGGAAGTTAGTAGAATTTGAAATAAAGGAGCTGGAATTTGCCTCTGGTCCAAATAATTATGATATCTGCTGGGATTTGACAACTTATAGCGAACAAGATAAAAACTACGATATCTACATAAAAACTTATGATGATTTTCAATGGCTTAAGCTAGGAAGAGATTTCTTTACTTTCGTAATAGATTATTGCTTGGGAATGAAATCTTTCGATTTTCTACCAGAAAGATTTCAACAAAAGCATTCGGATTTCTATAACTTGTTTGAAACTGTTTACTATGAAGATTATGCTGTTAAGAAACAAAAATTAGATGCTAGATTTGCAACGACACTAAAACTTGCTAATAAGTATGAAGAAAAAAATCAAAATATAAAAGCTTTAATCATTTACCTGAGCCAGTTCCAATTTATTCCAAAATTACCAAATTGGGTTACTTCTGAAGGTGGGCTAAAAATATTACTTCTAAAAGCTCTTAGGCATTTGTATAAATTACTTGGAGAAAAGCAATTCCGCTACATTTGCCGAGCTATACCTCTTTTACCTTTATCTTATCAGCAATTGCTTCAAGAAATGTATGGTTATTGCAGTTTCGTATGTAATCTGTGGAGCGATAATACAGATGCTGAAAATGAAAATCAAATACTAGATAATTTTAGTGACGAGAGCGTTGTAGCTTCAGATATTAAATCATTTATTGAAGATTTTATTGATTCAACCTTAAAGCAACTACCATTAAGCGCCGATTATAAATTTAGCGAATTTACTTCCTCAGAAGAGGCAATTTGGTGGACAAATATAGCATCAGGTGCTGCATACAAATTAGCACAGCAATATGCTAATCGCGGTTATCCGGAAGAAGCGCTGATAATGTTCCTGAAAATTGCTAAAGTAACCGGAGAAATAGAAATTTATTTTTCAGATACTCCTGAGTATATTGGTGTCAGAATGGCATCTAAACTGAATATGAATAAGGGTAACGATGCTAATTCTAAAACTAGTATTCTACAGCTAGAGCCAATTGCTTGTCTACGAGATATTATCGGCGATATTAAGTTTAAATCAATATTTAAGGCAGTGATAGGTAAAACTATCGATAGTATTGCCAAAAACACCGATGATTTATATAGCGAAGCTCATTCCGACTGTACGCTATCTGAAGACAATACACTATCGGCAAAACAAAGGAGCGATTTATTCAAATACCAAGGAACTTGGCAAGTAGTTGACCAAGATAAAAATGATTTTGAGGATATTATATTTTCATTACCAGATCCAGATGATGAATTTCAAGAATGTTGCTTAAATTTATTTCAGTTAGTTCGAGAGCAGATTGCTGAAAATTCACCAATTCAAACATCTTTTGAAACACAAGATAAAAAACAGAAGGATTGGTACTATTTTGAATATTTAGAGCCTCTACATTTACCACCAAAAAAAATAGATTGGTACTTTGAACAAAGGGTTATAAGCAGCGAGCAGGAGCCAGCTATCCTTAGACAACGGGAGCGGGAATGGCTGCAAACCTCTAATCCCTTCTATGCATCTTTTCGCTACCTCAAAACTTTACAAGGACATTCGCGCTCCGTCTACTCAATTGCTTTTAGCCCAGACGGACGAATACTTGCTAGCGGTAGTGCTGACGCAACTGTTAAACTTTGGAATCCGCTTTCCTTTCAAGAAATTACCACACTTCGAGGACATACAAGCTCCATACGAACTGTAGCAATTAGTTCGTGCAATCAAATACTTGCTAGTGGCAGCACAGATGCCACAATTAAACTTTGGAATTTACAAAGTAGAGAAGAAATTTGTACGCTACAAGGACACAATCGTTCAGTAAATACCGTAGCGATTAGCCCAGACGGAAAAATTTTAGCTAGCGGCAGTGACGACTGTACGGTAAAACTCTGGGATTTGCACAGTCATCAAGAAATTTGCACGCTGCAAGCACACTCAGATGCCGTACTTGCTATTGATATTAGTCCAGATGGAAAAATACTAGCTACTGGCAGCGCAGACGGTACTATCAAACTTTGGGATTTGCAAAACCGACAAGAAATTCGTTGCTTTGGTGAAGATTTGGGTTGCGTCTACGCACTACGATTTTGGCAGCATCATGAAATACTCGCTAGCACCCACGGAAATCGAATAATACTCAAACATTTAAAAACAAACATTAGCGTTGATATAGTTCCCGGTTACACATCCATAGCAGCAAGTCCAGATGGAAACATTTTAGCAGCGGGAGGACAAATGATTCGGATGTGGGACTTAACTAAAGACAAATTGATTCGTATATTTGAATTGAATGAAGGTCAAAATTCATCTCCTTATCATTCCGATTATATTTATTCACTGGTATTCTCCCCCAACGGTCAAATGATTGCTAGCGCCAGTCGGGATAGTACCATCAAGTTATGGGGTATTCCACCAGCTAATTTTATCCGTTCAACGGAATAG